gctgtcattACCTTTACTTCTCTCCTGGGGAGGTTCTGTTTGCTCGCCAGTCCAGAGGAAGgtccagaggtcaaaggtcagagtcaACTGCTGAACACCTTAGCGACTATTGTTCTGTCTCAGGGTGGTGCTAGTTGTAGTCACATAGTGAATTTATTGCACTGTAACTACTCAGTCTGGATCTGTCTGTagctggaggtcaaaggtcaggctCCTGTGTAAAATCCTGCAGGCAGATATTTGTAGCAGAATCCCACCAGGATACATCAGGATACATCATCATTCATCCCTgaaattcacatttatttaacaaaaacaacaacgcACCACTTTGTTTCAGTGTGGGCTGTGACTGGGTGGTTGCAATGCTGCAGATATTTTTCAGTCACAAGCAGCAAAGCAAGTCAGAGCAACTGAGCTTCACAGGGCGAAGCTGCATACGCTCACAGGCAGCACGTCCTCCCAGCCGGAGTACGCCGATTTATTAGAGTTAAACCTGGGATTCAGCTCTGAGAACAGAAGTCCTCCTTCATCATTCAAGTTCATAAAAGATATTAAGTTCTGAAAGACACTGCAGTAACAGCTAATATCTACTAAACCTTGCTGGTGGAGCAGATATTCAGTGCAGGCAGGCTGGTGGAGAGTAACAGGTAGAAAAGCTGTGCAGGCCTGCAGGTCTAACAGCGAAGCCTCAGGTCATGTTCCATCGACCCACAGCTCATCTTTGTATAGGAAAGTGTCTTATGCAACCTCAGCAAAGTGATTTACGAGACCTTTCTGGCACTCAGCTGCACATCGCAACCACACTCATCtcctgtgacagagagaagagagagaaccacacacagaaaaatgacctggagggaaaaaagaagaagtctTTATTTTGGTCATGAAGGACACATTTGGAGAgaataaaatgcaaacaaataaagatgatttttttaaatcaacagatGCAGGTCACATTATGATTCTGTCTAAAATAGATATATGACATTtgaagctgagctgagctgaggtTGTTTAGTGCTACACGTTATgttgaagagagaaaaagcttCAGCCACACACCTGTGTCTCCCACTATTGCACAACCCTACCTTGCAtccaaaaaaactaaacacGAGCATGTCGGCTGGCAGCTTGTCAGCAGACGAGCATCAGTGGAAGGATTAAAAAGCtctgacagagctgctggaaacaaaacataacGTCATGCAGCGTCGGTCTTCTGTCGTGTCAGACGTGTGTCTGAGGTTAGCCTGCAAtgcagtgtgtttctctgcttgttGTTGGGTTCTCCTGCACTCAAATACATGGATGCAGCTTTAAAGGGGAtgtcaagagcttcagccactacatttacaatacaagacGTCAGGCTAGGCTAgatggttagcatgctaatacaATGATTAAATGCtggaaatagaagcaaaacactggtgTTATGGTGAGCAAAGGGATGAAGTTTCATGCTGAACATGCTACAGTTCCTCTAGGCTGTCAGCTAATGTTGGatctgcagcaacagcaaaatgtaCAACAGCTCCTATAAGTATCGTATGGCTGCACAGATGAAAATTAGACCTTGATTCCAATGATTAAagacagatacagtacatgGTATtagaacatacagtatgtgtctgtttatgcactgacactgtgacactgatCCTCTCTGTATCAGCGTCTAAATTTCAGATTGTACAGCTCGTAGTTAGCGGTGAACTGTGCAGGTTTGTACCTAAAACTCTACAACACGTCGCTGTCTGATTCCTTCAAAACCAAGCACCTCTGAATTAAATATGCATGTACCGGAGTCTCCGCTCAACGAGGCTTCAACCAAACACAGTACGAAATGTGGTGAATCTTCTTCACACTGCAGTTACTAAAGGGAACGactttcatgttttgtttttttgttgttatttttaacatgttatatcaGCTCTACTGCGTATAACTTAGTGTTGGTCCAACATTACTGCCAGTGCACTGTGAaatcaacacagcacacagaatAAGCCTGCAAATGTGCAACAAGCTGCATCTTAGCAtttaatattcacataaacTACACTCTACCTCTGGCTGAATTCTGTgcaatatatacaatatatatatatatatatataaaagcagaaatattaCATCTCTCAGCAAGGCAGCAGTAATCATGCCTAAACAATGACGTTACACTCTGACTGactccacatctctctctcagccaCTAAGTAATGGAATGACAAGAATTTCTTTTGGTCACAATCAGCAAAACAACTCCATTTTGGGTGGCGCACATGAGCTCCTTATAAAGTCTCAGACAGGCAAAATGTTTGTCACAACCTCTTGTGTTGCTATGGTGATAAATTAGGTCTATTAACCATAAACATCAACAAGCACTCAGGTCAAATAAAGGCACATTTTGCAGCATCTACATTTCAGATGACTGTTGTTGAAATGCTACTGAAACAGCAGCTATGTGTCACTGGACTTTTCTCTTTCGACTTTATAAGAACTCATGTGCGTTCTCCACTAGCAtcattcacttgtttttttgtgtttttttttctagggGACTCAACTCTGCtccacatttctctctcctcagggtCAGAGAGGCGTCAGCATCAgttctctgtggttttaactTGAATGAAGGACAGGCTCTTCCCCATGCTGTGGAAGAACGGCGTGATGAACATGTCCGTCAGACTCCTCCACACTACCTGGATGGACGGCAGGAGCATCATGCAGCTGTGGATCACAGGCATCACCAACCTGGAAGGACAAGGTCAAAAAAAGCTGGTTTAGGAACAGATCATTTCTCTGTATCTCAAACTACTGAAGTCCTCAGTAAAAATACCTGAATATGAGAACAGGTCTAGGCTCTGCAGTCTGTAAACTGCTCTCCATGTGACACTGTTTTCACTCCTGAGTTTGAACAATACACTCAACCTTTCCCCTCAATCCTGGCGTCAGAGCAAAATGATTTGGAAGCaggtcttttctttccttcactgTCGTTCCAGTGGTGTTAGTGCATTAGTGCAACATCTGTTTTTTGCGATTGCTGTGATTTCAGGCCGTGCTTGATCTGTTTGGCATCTGTGTTGATAAATATCTTAAAACACCTTCTCTTTAAAATAACTGAGATGTTAGAAAAAAGGTCGAGCTTTTGTTTCTCACATATTTTTGTTGTgaatcagcagctgtttctgtcttATCTGTAATgtggtttctgtctgttttgagAAGAAGTGTGTTGTATTGTTATGTCCCTGCAGCTTGTTACTCTGTGTCCAGTGTATTACAGAAAATGTGAGGCTGTGaaagctgcagctcctctgtgtgATCTCCCTTCCTGACATTCCAGATGTATTGACCAGCTCAGTGTCGCCACTCAGTCCTCTATTGATGTTTACCTGAGGTGGCTTCCTCCTTCAGAGCACAGTGGCTCGAGCTGGTGAAAGGTCATGCGAAACTAACTCTGCAGTGCCCTATCTGCATCTGAAGAATGTCCCACTCTGCTCTGAAAATAGGCTTCAGTCGCTATTAGACTGGCAGTGATCTGGCAAAGGACGCGGGgcgtttttttttccactacaCAACTAAACAGTCCTCCCAACTTTCCATAGAGTGCTCACTTCTGGGCAGAAAATGTTGTTTCACCAAGTGTTAATAAATGGACTCTTTGGGTTGTGGTTGGGAACGTATGTGCACGTAAAGCCTGGAAGCACCTGGTTCACCCGACTGCGACGCTTTTAGCCGACACAAGCATGACATAATTCTCCAAATAAATGTATAAGAAGAAAATATCTCGATGTTACGCTACATAACTGTGAAAACAACTTGTGTCAATGTTTGTCTAAAAGAGCCAGAATAAGTACGCTGGCAAGTAGCAGAGGACCCTGGGGGAAAGTCACATAATGTTCCTGTAATGTTCCCACAGGGGTTTAAATGAGGCTTTTGGTTCTCACAGCactgttttatttgatattttaaataacTTCAGAGCAGTAAAATGAGCTACTTTGGAAGTTATAATGTGCACAGTCTAAGCTCCATGTGATCTTTTTATACTCTTCACACATTTTCCAGCACTTTATATCTTTAGATCACTGAAATACACCTGCTGTGTGATGTTCAGAACCTTTAGAAATGTTTAATGTCTCGATGGCatcactctgctgctcctgcagaaaCCTAATGTGATAACTGACTAAACAGAATAATACCAGATACCAGGGTAACACCTGGCACCGTGCCAGATCAGCCAGGCTACAAACAGAGACCTGCAGGCTGAGAGGAACCTCTTCCTACCAGATGTGGATGCAGCTGAGCACCCCGAAGACCAGTCCGAGGATGAACGCCATGGGCACGGCCAGCAGCGTGGTCAGCAGGCGGTAAAAGATGAATTTGACCAGCTCAAACGCGGCGTGGCTTCCGATCCACACTTTGTCGAAGCTGTGCGTGGAGATGGGCTCCGCGATGACATCTTCGAAACCGACCTGTTAGATCACACACGAGATTGGAGGGGCAGATTATTTTAACGCTGAAAAAATGATTGAAACACACACGGAACACCGGCAGGAAGGTGCCTGCAGGTGATGGGTGGACGCGCAGGCAGGCGGGCAGCGACTTCCAGGTATTCACGCTGCAGATTATCAATCTTTAAGAGTTCATTACGCGAAAACAATAAGGTTACGGTGGTGGTAACCGTTGATAATTCATCTTGACAGCCGCTAACGCGTGTAGTTTCACTTTCAAAAAGCCATTCAGCACAATACTCAGCCTTTACCTTCAAGTGCGCGTTGATGTCGTTTGGATCTCGGTCCGGTGCCGCTGTATACACCTTCCCCTTCTTCGACAGAATGGGTTCTATCGATCTGTTGAACTCATCTTCGTCCATAATGATACTGGTGTCCGATTTCTCCTTCTCCAGACCCATGTTGACCGGTCGGACGGGCAGACGATGCGGGGAGAGCAGCTGGCGACGGTGCGCTCTGCGCTGTGCGCCGGATTGAGCGCCACCCCGCCCCGTATGGAAAGCAGCGCAGCGTGGGGTTAGAGGAGACACAACAAGCTCAAAGTCACTTCCCCAGACCCTTTCAAGAGCTCAGTGATGACTGATACTACTGTGCAATGTCGTGGCCTCCAGTCATGAGCCAAGGGTGTAATGCAGCCATGTGATTAAGTGTGATAAGTACAGCAGAAGCTGCCGGCCATCTCTCTATTTACAAATAAAAGACTAATCCTTCATGGTTATCTAAGCTCAGGCATTCTTCCTCTAAAATAAATAGTGATGTTTTGGAAAATGTAACCACCTGTACTTTTGAGTTATGGTGGAGAAAACATCAGTTAACAATTCCCCCCGGGGGCTCTGTGTTTTGGAAAGAAACAGCcacatgtttattttcacaacACTTTGTAACTATAAAAGCCTGGTTATTAGTGTTGCTATAGCTGAACGCACTGTTCTACCTGTTGAGTTGATTTACCACAAATCTTCTTCTTGGTCTGTGTGGATTTATTGCTCTCTCCTGGCTGTTTCATGCTCTGAAGGCGCCAACATTGTTAGAATAGCTGCAGCTCTTCAGATGTCTAAACAGGAACCTCAGCAGGGAGACGTGTTCCCAGGTTCACATGACTCGTTTTCATGAGGACAGAGATTTGATCTGACCCCACAAACCCGCAGCTACATATGTGTTTATGATGTTTGTAAACAGTAAGTTATCTTTACTGTATCATAATTAAGACTATGAGGTTTCTTAAAATCTTCTGTGCAGGTGAGCTTGTACATGTCCTAAAAAGATGTGATAAACTCCATCTTATTGTGAGAGTGTATTCACTACATATGCACACGAATGCAGGCCTGAGTGagcatactgtgtgtgtgtatacgtcaCATCAGATCACATGATTTACAGGTGAAGCAACAATTTAGATCCAGGAATGTCACTGTGACATTAAACTGGAACAAGGCTGTTTGTCAAGTACCTGTTCCTACAAGCTGTATGCACAGGAAGTGCATTAATTGGGAGGTTAATTAGAGCTATAAGAAAGTGTTGGGCCAGGAAGTTCTGTCTTTACCATGTGTGGACAGTGTTTCTTATGTCTGGAGTTTCTGGGATTCATCTCTTTGagattaaagaaacaaatacagagTGCTACCAGACATAAAGTCATAAAGAATAGGTCGGTTACGCACACAAAGCAAATTAAGTGATATGGTTGCCCACAGTGACAAGCAAAGAGGTGCAGGTGAAAGGTTAAGAGAGCAGCAGCCACCGTGACAAGACAGAACTGGACTGCAGAGTCATCACTcttcaaacaaacagaacaaacttTCTTACTGAAAGGCCAACCTGACTGCAGTCCTGCACTTTGCATCTCATTTGTTAATGCAGCAGGTCCAGCAACCAGCCTGTAAACAAGACCCGCTTTTGTTTAGACACCAGGGCTGGGaaataacacacagagacaacacaaaAGTAGGCCAGAGCAGTGAGTGACAGcgaagcacaaacacagcaggcagAACAGAGGGATACTGGGCATTCAGAGCAATCAGAGTGATCCCAGGCCCCGAGCACGGCGACAATACAACACCACAATCCTCCTGGATTAACGCACACAGGGCGATTCTGACAGACAAGCATTCAGCGGGGGAGACCTGCCTGGCTGGCCTGAGGGTGAGGCAGGGCGGGAGGACAGTGTTGACATGAGAGTATGGGAGTgtttgaaagacagacaggcagaggaaGTTATCGCCTTTGGTCTGTGTTACAGTTTGGATACCGATGATATGATGAGTGTGCGGCATAATTTCCATGCAGAGCCTAATAAGGATGCAGATACTGGTCAGTTAGTCTGTGCAAAACTCTGGCAAACAGAGCAAGATACTTCATCAAACACTGGCCAGATGTTTGGTTACTGTCCGAACTTTGTGTCTGAATTTCATGTTCCATGTTCATGGTCCCAGGAGGATATCTTGGAACGTTTTGTTGgatcttttgcttttcatttcccATCATCGATCCAAAAATTTCCCGATGCACTCAGAGAGATGAAACAATagaggatgaaaatgaaaaaatatgacaatTCTCTGCCTCAAAACTGTAGGATATGaattaaaaacacttaattcACCAGCAGAAGCTGAAGCTGGGAAGCAACAGTTGCTGTTCTGTGGCACAAAGAACAACAAATGTAGATGGTAAACTCCTGAATTCATGCAAAAACTCATCAACGAATTCAGGTGTAAGATACGTCATCTTGTTGGTATTGGTGTGCAGGTGTTGAATgttgctgcagctcctctgcagGCATCACTGGCTGACCCTCCTCTGGCCTGCGAGCCCTCTCAGTCCTGCAGGTTAATATTTAATGAATTCACCAAACAGCCACATTCCAGGACGTCCCGGCCAGTGTTCCCTGGAGGATCTGCGTCCTGACGTGGAATGGCGTGGAGCGCTTCCTCTGACTTCATGAGgaataaatgtgtatttgtccAGGAGTTTCCAGGGGGAACAATGATATCAGTACACCCGCAGTGCACTGGGATTTCCTGTTACACCCAAAGGaccctcagctctgtgctctTAAACACACTTCACCTTGAGGACAGTGAGGGGAaaggtgcgtgtgtgtgtgcctttacTTGTGTGCTTGAGTACGTGTTTGCATGCAAGCATGGATCCATGTActtacagtgtatgtgtgtgtgtgtatgtgtgtgtgtgagttacaAGGAAACACCcaaactttctttctttcactctgtctcagaatgtgtttttgaatttcAACACTCACGTTTATTAAAAGTGCTGCGACTTAATCTCAGATTCCATCGTACAATAGTTTCAAaggagtgaaaaacaaacagaaaacagaacagagaggaacagtacaaaacaggagagaagaaaataacaGATTACATCTATAAAACCTGCTAACCTACGACGCATTTTTAATATCTGACGCGTTCATTCATCGGGTTAAAGATAGAAATAATTTCCCCAGTTTGAGTTATTGCCGATAATCAgcttaaatcaataaaatatttgcGTCATAATAATTGTATCTGCAGTAAATCATGGATTTGGCTCAGGGTGGAGCCAAACTAGAAACATTGCGTGTGAAAAACGTGATAAATGAGACCCAGACCATCACATAAACCCAAAATTTCCACCACTGTGAAAACTGAATATACAACATGTCAGCTTGGATTTTATTTAGCTGAGCAGGTTTGTCTTATAGAGCAGCaaagacagataaaaacatATGAAGGCAGAGCTTGTGCGAGGGTCTGTGTATaaatacaagtgtgtgtgcatgtctatATTTACGtgggagcacacacacatggtatATGTGTTCTGTAGtatatttatctttatcttCAGTGTTTGTATGAGGTTGTCTGTTTGATGTAAAGTCTGCCTATGATTCTGTTTGTGAATGCCTGAAGAACGTGTGttcagtgtgtatttatttctgtcGGCAGAGGCTCGTGCAGCCTCCTCTGGGCTGATACATGAACAGAGGAGTGTGTTTTGAAAAGCCAGGAGAAGCCGACGGTCCTGCACCTTCAGTGGCAAAGGTCTGGTGCAGTTCCTCCTCTGGTTAGACGCAACACACCAGCTCctaaaatgcttttgttttttgggcaagaggaggtgggggtgaaCGAGCCTGGCATATCCTACTGCCATGTCTTTGTGAGTGACTCATTCAAAATTCTTTCCAGTAATAATGAATATTGCTCTCTGGCACTGAGCAGCtggtaaagaagaaaaaaaaaaacaaacagaaaatgaccaTAAAATCAAACCAAGGCCACGTATGAGTCAGTCACAGCCACAGAGATGTATACTCTAAAAACTTACTTAAATTCAATTTAACTTACTGGGAAATACACAGAGGAAACAACGCAGCTGTGAtaagtgaaatgaaattaaagcgCACActtgtacaaaatgtacacGCATGCATAAAGAGACTGGAATAACATGCACAGGCCTGTTAAATCTCCACTGACATGCATGGAATATGAGTATCACCCTCCATCTACTTACTCCTGTTTTTCCTGGCAAGTTAAGAAGCGATAACTAAAATCATAAACCCGTCTAGCTGAGTGTCTTCATTAAGACCGAGGTCACTGTCTCCACACCATCACTGTTTACTGCCAGACGCAGTGAGATCACACCCAACatcaccccaccaccaccaccaccaccacccccggCAAGGTAACCTGAGAACGGAGACTCTGAGCTTCCATGACAGAGATAAATACCCAGCGTGCAAGAAAACATCTTTGGGGACGAGAGGAATTTTCGAGGGGTGGAAAGAATCCCAATGTATCCTTGGAAAATATTTACTTTGCTgatattttgtcatattttaatacacaaaaacaaaacagtatcaTCTAAAAACCTATGATGTGAGCCAGCATTGGTTTTAGAAGCCACTAATTGTAACCAGAgatctgtttttgtcaacaaaGTCCTACTACTTCAATGACAATAAAGGTTCCTTGTCCCTGGATTCAGATACAAGCCTTAAGAGCGTACCTGTGCCAGGTGTACTGCACCTCTGTTGTCCTGGTTACAACACTAAACATGTGGCAAAGGTTGCAGAACAGTTgtgagtttaggtttaggcacaatACTGCgttgttaggtttaggaaaagatcacAGTTTCTTGTTAAAATAAATGCTTCCTCACAGGAAGAGACTGTGGTTCCCTCATGAATAAAAGAAATTCCGTTGGCTATTGGTTTTACAACCAGCGGTCGCCTGTGTGACCCACGGATCCACTCCAACATCCTCCTATAACATGGACTCTGTTTGCTCCAAATACTACATTACgtaacaataaaacagaactaTGGGTGGTAATAACCTGCTGCCACAGACACAGGCTCACATTTgacaggaggacagtctcatTTTTGGTTCAAGTGCAAATTTATGCAGCACATGAGATATGAGATACACTGTGAATCAGATTAGCATAATCTTTCATTAGGTGTAATGCAACACTGCTGTGAGTTCATGTTGAAATGTGACCGAGTTGCTCCATAAACCCAGACGCTCACTTTCGGTTCATGTTATATAGATCCCTATCGTGAATAAACCTCAgcatttattactgtttttttctttgctaatACACATAGATAAAACATAGATTAAAAATCTATATCTTTAGAGGCTTCAATAAGTAATAAATAGAAGTACGCTGTCGTCTCTGCACCCTCAGCCTTCAGATGTGGTGGACGGatgaagagatgagagaggggggagaacGAGGATGTCGGTTTTTTGGAGGGAGGAATGTCCTGACAGGCCCCGGCATACTGAGGCACTGACTGTCACATTTGTTCTGAGCCGTGGAAAAATTTCACAACAAGCTCGAAAAGCCCCTCAAACCATTTTCCAAAATAGCCCAGATCTGTCTCACAAAATGTTGGACGCCATCTATAAACTCCGTCAGTGTCACCTGTCCCTCTGCTCTCAATCTGCCTGCTGTTTATATCctgctgtgatttttatttttacagtcagAGATGTGACGAGCATGAAGCAAGTGTCTGTTACTGAACCTTCTTGGCCACTTCTTTAGTTTCTTGGATCAAATTCTGACctaaaacataaatgtaatcCAGAAAACCTTCCCTATCTATCCGGGTTGATACTCATGAGTTGCCTGAGTGACACcatttcctgttgttttgcAGGAAGTGAGCAGGCACCATCTGCTGCCATGACAAGTGCAAAACAAGCATCATAAAAGCCGACAGGAGCAGATTTCTGTTGTGTTAGGTTTTGATAAACCTGCAGAAAGTGAGCAGGGAGCTAGCTGAAATCTGAGAGCGGTTTGTTAATGGCTGCATTGTCGGTAGCCTGagaaaaaccaaagtgtaacCATCACCGCACCACACGCTGATAAGTCATCAACCTCAGGACTTGATCATGTGTCACcgagtgtgttttgttgtattgGTTCCTAGAACAGGCACTCTCTCCTGAGCCTGCGATTGTGAGCTTTAGGACAGTTTCACACTTTGACGGCTCTAGAGTTTGTTTTCAGATCCAAGGTCTCATTCCCTGAGAGTTTGGGCTGTTTGTCGAAGCTGCTGGCAAACTTGAACGCAGCCCAGACAAGCCTCCAGTTCACCTTAAAACATCAGCCTGAGGTTTACTGACAGCTGGCTGAATTTGTCATCCGTCACTGTGAATACAGCTCGAGTCAAAAGCATTAACACAACGTAGAAACTGTAGTTCAACACATGGGGTTATTAAGGGTTAACTGCCTCTAAAGGAATCCACTCTGACACCATATACATTGTAGTTCATTCAGACTATTGTGTGGAGCTGTGAATGCAACCATCTACCAAGTTGCACTATAGAAAAGTGAGCATTGTTGCTTTGATCACATAGGAAACTATTGTTGCGAGGAAAACACATGAATAGCTTTTTGATCACCTCTCAGTTTGCCGTCCTTTCGCTCAGAGCATTACCCATAAAACTGCCTCTTGTGTCATCACCCTGAAGGGTTCATTACtctaaaaatggaaaatatttccctGCGTCGAGCAGGAGGACTGCGTGCACCTGCCgctgttttttctcctttgctGAAACACTTTAGAAGAAGAGCCCAGGGGGGGAATGATTGCTCACGTCCTTAATTGTATGGGTTATTATGCTCCTATGTAGCGAAACTGCAAAGTCACTAATACAGCACGTATCTCAAGGAGAAAATAGCAACAACATCATTTGCGTTACATTCCCTCTAATCTTTCGGTAACAACCCGTCATCCCAGGACTGATAGACGTTTCACGCCTTGTGCCAAAGGGATGTAATTTCCTCTCACGGATGGCAGACAAAGAATTACTCTCCTAAGTGATGAGCGTTGGGCTGCAACCAGGTGGAAGACTGatgtttttctccctcattGTAAGTGATTTTGTGGATCAAGGGAACGTGCAGGATGACAGCATTGGAAGGTATGCAGAGCAGC
Above is a window of Lates calcarifer isolate ASB-BC8 linkage group LG10, TLL_Latcal_v3, whole genome shotgun sequence DNA encoding:
- the cav2 gene encoding caveolin-2 translates to MGLEKEKSDTSIIMDEDEFNRSIEPILSKKGKVYTAAPDRDPNDINAHLKVGFEDVIAEPISTHSFDKVWIGSHAAFELVKFIFYRLLTTLLAVPMAFILGLVFGVLSCIHIWLVMPVIHSCMMLLPSIQVVWRSLTDMFITPFFHSMGKSLSFIQVKTTEN